The following coding sequences are from one Lasioglossum baleicum chromosome 18, iyLasBale1, whole genome shotgun sequence window:
- the LOC143217823 gene encoding uncharacterized protein LOC143217823 → MANSAKSTVSIRALKHKQRVFKSNLTNFTNELTEYQDSATARTKLRERIDRLRKQFNGFNDAQDEIGHHEDFDQTETERKDVTTVYDDALANAIQLLEGFEPTISQSTRTVTDSPAPPTSTSISGVHLPKMNLPIFDGRLEKWLPFKDAFLSLIQKHTGLTDIQRFNYLRLSVSGQAQAAIESFTMSEVNYQAAWAQLMETYDNQRALVLRHTALLLETPAMPNSTPDAINNLVNHLQSHIRSLQTLGRSWEDIANDFIISIAIDRMDSETRRTWEQTFLDTQMPQATAMFKHLRNASHQGSSRASAVNQVRTALPETHRPSTSTRSRPSKRSWTSATRSKEISSSPVPRKRTFVTTTSEQACKFCNSRTHKSYACPKFMNMTIDDRWAAVRTARLCQNCLQSNHKFGNCVRGQCRTVPDNQIDRADLRIPANLPLADPDFYHPGKIDMLLGTGPALSCLSIGQINLSKQTNVDLILQKTQFGWILGGDFVTTPRMNHRTLSTYVNFELQRFWEIEEGAVKQFRSLEDQACESHFTATVKRNESGRYIVALPFNEKREQLGESYSRALNRFRTLERKLERDPELRDQYTKVIDEYRSLGHTTRVTNTHAPGFYLPHHAVIKPTSSTTKLRVVFDGSAKTSTNLSLNDTLRIGPTLQDDLLSLLLRFRMHAYVITGDIEKMYRQFLVQPEDRVYQRILWRDAHQEINTYELNTVTFGLAPAPYLAIRCLHQLADDEARDFPEAAARIKKDLYVDDLLTGTDSLAEAKKLQHQIITLLKRGGLNIRQWASNEPRLLSNLSKELIHPKILGDESTMKTLGVSWDARHDAIRYSVQPSATTEITKRTILSTIAKIYDPLGLLGPITIVAKILMQQLWTLKITWDESVPVNIHTEWMNFKGDIQQLNNIEFNRLVKLNNARQTEIHGFCDASEKAYGACIYVRTIDKFGSIHAHLLCAKSRVAPLSQITLARLELCGAVLLATLFQTTRNALTYNIDKTTFWTDSTIVLGWLRKQPSILKTFVANRVADIQRKTDIQSWRYVRSADNPADLISRGITAAEFNNNALWRNGPEWLSKEQTEWPPARFTKYEELPELRSVTCLVSSTILTDEILMRYSCIHKLRRIVAYYLRFRVKDQNTGPLSLKEIKDSNKRIVKLLQAVTFAQDIHDLKVGKLSNTSKLQPLCPFLDDEGILRVGGRLQNSSLSFEQKHPILLPRGHHITRLIIRDSHQKNHHSGITATLYDVRQLYWPIDGKNTTRQIIRGCIKCFRMNPNPVDYVMGNLPAARVTEGRPFLTSGIDYCGPFFIKERQFRNRVRVKVYVAVFVCFATKAVHLEVVSDLTTEAFIAALKRFIARRGICKNIYSDNGTNFVGANNELIALQQTLSKDEKFHHFITAKEISWHFMPALSPHFGGLWEAAVKSFKHHMKRVVGIELFTHEQFTTFVIEVEAILNSRPLTPLSSDPNDMSALTPGHFLIGGSLTCITETDFSQTPSNRLSTWQHIQKVKQDFWKRWHKEYVHQLNIRPKWTRGGHEINIGTVVLLKDDSLPPLCWHLGRIQQIHPGPDGIIRAVTVRTINGTYTRNVKRLAPLPNSNSAQSSSAAVST, encoded by the exons ATGGCTAATTCAGCCAAATCAACCGTAAGCATTCGCGCTCTCAAACACAAACAACGTGTTTTCAAATCCAACTTGACCAACTTCACTAACGAGCTAACAGAATATCAAGATTCCGCGACCGCGCGTACAAAATTACGCGAACGAATAGATCGTCTAAGAAAGCAATTCAACGGTTTCAACGACGCACAAGATGAGATAGGGCATCATGAAGATTTCGATCAGACCGAGACTGAACGCAAGGATGTAACCACGGTGTACGATGACGCGTTAGCTAACGCGATACAGTTGTTAGAAGGTTTCGAACCGACCATTAGCCAATCGACAAGAACCGTGACAGATTCACCGGCACCGCCCACGTCGACTAGCATAAGCGGGGTGCATCTGCCAAAAATGAATCTTCCAATATTCGACGGTCGCCTTGAAAAATGGCTACCCTTTAAAGACGCGTTCTTAAGTCTAATACAAAAACACACAGGACTAACAGACATACAACGGTTCAACTATTTGAGACTATCGGTATCGGGACAAGCACAAGCCGCCATCGAATCATTCACAATGAGCGAGGTAAACTACCAAGCAGCATGGGCCCAATTAATGGAAACTTACGATAATCAACGCGCACTCGTTCTCCGACACACCGCACTACTGCTCGAAACGCCGGCAATGCCAAACAGTACGCCCGACGCGATCAACAATCTAGTAAACCACCTTCAATCGCACATCCGTTCGCTGCAAACCCTTGGCCGATCATGGGAGGACATCGCGAATGACTTTATTATCAGCATCGCGATCGATCGTATGGATTCTGAGACGCGCCGAACTTGGGAACAAACATTTTTGGATACGCAGATGCCTCAGGCAACAGCGATGTTTAAACACCTTCGTAACGCATCGCATCAAGGCAGCTCTCGCGCGTCAGCAGTAAACCAAGTCAGAACCGCGTTGCCAGAAACCCACCGTCCGTCGACAAGCACGCGGTCACGACCCTCGAAAAGATCCTGGACATCCGCGACGAGATCGAAAGAGATCTCATCATCACCTGTACCTCGAAAacgaacattcgtgacaacgacTTCTGAACAAGCATGCAAGTTCTGCAACTCGCGAACGCACAAATCCTACGCGTGTCCTAAATTCATGAATATGACAATCGACGATCGCTGGGCAGCTGTGCGAACCGCGAGATTGTGCCAAAACTGCCTGCAATCAAATCACAAGTTCGGGAACTGCGTCAGAGGTCAATGTC GGACAGTACCAGATAATCAAATCGATCGAGCCGACCTTCGTATACCAGCAAATTTGCCTCTGGCCGATCCAGACTTTTATCACCCGGGAAAGATTGATATGTTGCTCGGGACCGGACCTGCGTTGTCATGCCTCAGCATAGGGCAAATCAACCTATCAAAACAAACCAACGTTGATCTTATATTACAAAAGACCCAATTCGGATGGATCTTAGGAGGTGATTTCGTCACGACACCACGAATGAATCATCGAACCCTTTCTACCTACGTAAATTTCGAACTACAAAGATTCTGGGAAATCGAGGAAGGAGCCGTTAAACAATTCCGATCACTTGAAGATCAAGCTTGTGAAAGTCATTTTACCGCAACCGTGAAACGCAACGAGTCCGGTCGATACATTGTAGCATTACCCTTCAATGAAAAACGGGAACAACTCGGAGAGTCATATTCGCGCGCCTTGAACCGTTTTCGAACGCTTGAACGAAAGTTAGAACGTGATCCGGAATTAAGAGATCAATACACAAAGGTGATAGACGAATATCGCTCACTCGGACACACGACACGCGTGACTAACACGCACGCACCAGGGTTTTATTTACCACATCACGCAGTCATAAAACCAACGAGTTCAACAACCAAACTCCGGGTCGTGTTCGACGGGTCAGCCAAAACAAGCACGAATCTCTCGTTGAACGACACCCTTCGAATCGGTCCCACGCTGCAAGACGACCTTCTGTCGCTACTATTAAGATTCCGAATGCATGCGTACGTTATTACCGGAGATATCGAAAAAATGTATCGTCAATTCCTCGTTCAACCCGAAGATCGCGTTTACCAGAGAATATTATGGCGAGACGCACACCAAGAAATCAATACATACGAATTAAACACTGTTACGTTCGGGCTCGCGCCAGCTCCCTATTTAGCCATACGATGCTTACACCAATTGGCAGACGACGAAGCACGCGATTTTCCGGAAGCAGCGGCTCGAATTAAGAAAGACCTGTACGTCGATGATTTATTGACCGGTACAGATTCGCTAGCGGAGGCGAAGAAGTTGCAACATCAAATAATCACCCTATTGAAAAGAGGCGGTCTCAATATTCGACAGTGGGCATCAAACGAACCGAGGTTGTTATCAAACTTAAGTAAGGAATTAATCCATCCAAAGATTCTCGGTGATGAATCCACCATGAAAACATTAGGAGTATCATGGGACGCCAGACACGACGCGATTCGATATTCAGTTCAACCTTCCGCAACCACGGAAATCACCAAACGAACCATATTATCGACCATAGCAAAGATCTATGATCCACTCGGGTTACTCGGACCCATTACAATTGTTGCCAAAATATTGATGCAACAACTATGGACCTTAAAAATCACTTGGGACGAATCTGTCCCAGTCAACATCCACACAGAATGGATGAACTTCAAGGGTGACATACAACAACTCAACAATATCGAATTTAATCGTTTGGTGAAACTGAACAACGCGAGACAAACAGAAATACACGGGTTTTGCGACGCAAGCGAAAAAGCCTACGGCGCCTGTATATATGTACGAACAATTGATAAATTCGGGTCCATTCACGCTCATCTACTCTGTGCCAAATCACGAGTCGCACCACTTAGCCAAATCACATTGGCTCGACTGGAACTGTGCGGTGCAGTATTATTAGCTACCTTGTTCCAAACCACGCGGAATGCATTGACGTACAATATCGACAAGACCACTTTCTGGACAGATTCAACCATCGTCTTGGGTTGGTTGCGCAAGCAACCGTCAATTTTAAAGACGTTCGTCGCGAACCGAGTAGCCGATATCCAACGGAAAACAGATATTCAATCATGGCGATATGTTCGGTCAGCAGACAATCCAGCCGACCTTATTTCTCGCGGAATCACCGCAGCCGAGTTCAACAACAATGCGCTTTGGCGTAACGGACCTGAGTGGCTCTCAAAAGAGCAAACGGAATGGCCACCCGCAAGATTCACTAAATATGAAGAATTACCGGAATTGCGTTCAGTAACCTGTCTAGTCAGTTCGACCATCCTAACTGATGAGATCTTGATGCGATACTCGTGCATACACAAACTCCGACGAATCGTAGCCTATTATTTACGCTTTCGAGTCAAGGATCAAAACACAGGGCCTTTATCTCTTAAGGAAATAAAGGATTCTAATAAACGAATAGTAAAGCTATTGCAAGCCGTCACCTTTGCTCAGGACATTCACGATTTAAAAGTAGGAAAATTGTCAAACACCAGTAAATTACAACCGTTGTGTCCATTTCTCGACGACGAAGGAATCCTGCGCGTTGGTGGACGACTACAGAATTCCTCGTTGTCCTTCGAACAAAAACATCCGATATTATTGCCTCGGGGACATCACATTACTAGACTTATAATACGAGATTCGCATCAGAAAAACCATCATTCAGGGATTACAGCCACACTCTACGACGTACGACAGTTATATTGGCCAATCGACGGAAAAAATACAACACGCCAAATCATTCGGGGCTGCATCAAGTGTTTCCGGATGAACCCCAATCCCGTCGATTATGTTATGGGCAACCTACCTGCCGCGCGCGTCACCGAAGGTCGCCCGTTTCTGACCAGCGGCATAGACTATTGCGGTCCCTTTTTCATAAAAGAGCGGCAATTCAGAAATCGAGTCCGAGTCAAGGTATACGTGGCCGTTTTTGTTTGCTTTGCAACTAAAGCCGTCCATTTAGAGGTCGTCAGCGATTTGACAACAGAAGCATTCATTgccgctctcaaacgatttatAGCGCGACGAGGAATTTGCAAGAACATTTACTCAGATAATGGTACAAATTTCGTTGGCGCGAACAATGAGTTAATCGCACTTCAACAAACATTATCCAAGGATGAGAAATTTCATCATTTTATAACTGCCAAGGAAATTTCGTGGCATTTCATGCCAGCGTTATCACCTCATTTCGGTGGATTGTGGGAGGCCGCCGTCAAATCATTTAAACACCACATGAAACGAGTCGTCGGCATAGAACTGTTCACACATGAACAATTTACTACATTCGTTATCGAGGTCGAAGCCATTCTCAATTCGCGTCCTCTGACACCTCTCTCGTCGGATCCGAACGACATGTCCGCTCTTACTCCGGGCCATTTCCTGATCGGTGGTTCTTTGACGTGCATTACCGAGACTGATTTCAGCCAAACGCCATCCAATCGCCTGTCTACTTGGCAACATATCCAGAAGGTCAAACAAGATTTCTGGAAACGATGGCACAAAGAATATGTTCATCAGCTTAATATTCGTCCCAAGTGGACCAGGGGAGGTCACGAGATCAACATCGGAACTGTTGTACTTCTGAAGGACGATTCTCTGCCACCATTGTGTTGGCATCTAGGTCGAATACAACAAATTCATCCAGGGCCAGACGGGATCATAAGGGCAGTAACCGTTCGTACCATCAACGGCACGTACACGCGAAACGTGAAGAGGCTAGCGCCTCTTCCTAATTCAAACAGCGCACAATCATCCAGTGCTGCTGTCTCAACATAA